Proteins encoded by one window of Chryseobacterium aquaeductus:
- a CDS encoding TrmH family RNA methyltransferase, whose product MEDLAKAYEYLKQFLTEERLRKIEHFAPDSSDFVLPVLEDVYQFRNAAAIVRSVEACGFHKVVALQEENNFEPNLRVTKGADTWVEVEKLPRNMESFQKIKDKGYKIVVVSLENNATMLPDYEITEPIALVFGTEMEGVSQEILDFADETLAIPMYGFTRSFNVSVAASICMYELKQKLLKSNINYKLDEEKLLKMKIRWAVNSMQSGKQIFEKYMKDHNLVFS is encoded by the coding sequence ATGGAAGATTTAGCAAAAGCGTACGAGTATTTGAAACAGTTTCTTACAGAAGAAAGATTGAGGAAAATAGAACATTTTGCTCCCGACAGTTCAGATTTTGTTTTGCCTGTTTTGGAAGATGTATATCAATTCCGGAATGCTGCTGCAATTGTAAGATCTGTGGAAGCCTGTGGCTTTCATAAAGTTGTAGCTTTGCAGGAGGAAAATAATTTTGAACCCAATCTCCGTGTTACAAAAGGTGCCGACACTTGGGTCGAAGTAGAAAAACTTCCGCGGAATATGGAGTCTTTTCAAAAAATTAAAGATAAAGGTTACAAAATTGTGGTTGTTTCGTTAGAAAACAATGCTACAATGTTACCCGACTATGAAATTACCGAACCCATTGCTTTGGTTTTCGGAACCGAAATGGAAGGTGTTTCACAAGAGATTTTAGATTTTGCTGATGAAACTTTAGCGATTCCGATGTATGGTTTTACACGAAGTTTTAATGTTTCTGTTGCGGCTTCAATTTGTATGTATGAATTAAAGCAAAAACTACTAAAATCGAATATCAATTATAAGCTTGATGAAGAAAAACTGTTGAAAATGAAAATCCGCTGGGCTGTGAATTCTATGCAAAGCGGAAAACAGATTTTTGAAAAATATATGAAGGATCATAATCTAGTTTTCTCATGA
- a CDS encoding asparaginase: MKRKVLLIYTGGTIGMEKDYETGSLRAFDFGNIFEKMPEMKLMECEVFVHPFAKPLDSSDMGPHEWKIIANYIFENYTKYDGFLILHGTDTMSYTASALSFMLKGLKKPVILTGSQLPIGDLRTDAKENLLTSIYYASLYEKNEAVIQEVSIYFEYKLLRGNRTLKYSAEYFDAYSSPNYPILGQSGVHLNIVKENLYRCNSKDEFHIDLHISEDVLFWRIFPGMKLNHFKEIPKMKVLILQVFGSGTIFSSEKTLQTLQEIRNNGTEIVVVSQCISGGISFGKYENSNIFSKIGAISGKDMTAESAITKAMHLIDNPNYIGSFAENFSRNICGEISD; encoded by the coding sequence ATGAAGCGAAAAGTTCTTCTAATTTATACCGGTGGAACCATTGGTATGGAAAAAGACTACGAAACCGGAAGCCTCCGTGCCTTTGATTTTGGAAATATTTTTGAAAAGATGCCCGAAATGAAGTTGATGGAATGTGAAGTTTTTGTACATCCTTTTGCCAAACCGCTAGATTCTTCTGATATGGGACCCCATGAGTGGAAAATCATCGCCAATTATATTTTTGAAAATTATACAAAATATGATGGCTTTTTGATTCTTCATGGTACAGATACCATGTCTTACACTGCTTCTGCGCTGAGTTTTATGCTGAAAGGTTTAAAAAAACCTGTGATTTTAACGGGATCTCAACTTCCTATTGGAGATTTGCGAACAGATGCAAAAGAAAATCTTCTCACAAGTATTTATTACGCAAGTCTGTATGAAAAAAACGAAGCCGTCATACAGGAAGTTTCCATTTATTTTGAGTATAAATTATTGAGAGGAAACCGTACTTTGAAGTATTCCGCAGAATATTTTGATGCATATTCTAGTCCCAACTATCCTATTTTGGGGCAATCTGGTGTACATTTGAATATTGTAAAAGAAAATTTGTACCGTTGCAATTCTAAAGACGAGTTTCATATAGACCTTCATATTTCTGAAGACGTTTTGTTTTGGAGAATATTTCCGGGAATGAAACTGAATCATTTTAAAGAAATTCCGAAAATGAAAGTTTTGATTCTTCAGGTGTTCGGTTCCGGAACCATTTTCAGCAGTGAAAAGACATTGCAAACCCTTCAGGAAATCCGAAATAACGGAACGGAAATCGTGGTGGTAAGTCAGTGTATTTCAGGTGGAATATCTTTTGGAAAGTATGAAAACAGTAATATTTTTTCTAAAATCGGAGCAATAAGTGGTAAAGATATGACTGCAGAATCTGCCATCACAAAAGCCATGCATTTGATTGACAACCCTAATTATATAGGAAGTTTTGCAGAAAACTTCTCAAGAAATATTTGTGGCGAAATCAGCGACTAG
- a CDS encoding putative periplasmic lipoprotein — protein sequence MKKYFIGLFAILTLAACKHSAKDPDLAVVTQDTSSKDDVTKETISDRHGDEMEIITNNTKNIITVHLNGKTYELKKNQTTTGFSTEDNKYLYTETQNEVTFLKKEMDMVLFHGKRNQADSKMASQ from the coding sequence ATGAAAAAATATTTCATAGGATTATTTGCAATCCTTACATTAGCAGCTTGTAAACACTCAGCAAAAGATCCCGATTTGGCTGTAGTAACTCAAGACACATCTTCCAAAGACGATGTAACCAAAGAAACAATTTCTGACCGTCATGGAGACGAAATGGAGATTATTACAAACAATACCAAGAACATCATTACGGTACATCTTAATGGAAAAACGTACGAACTGAAGAAAAACCAGACAACAACCGGATTTTCTACAGAAGACAATAAGTATCTGTACACTGAAACACAAAACGAGGTTACTTTTCTAAAAAAGGAAATGGACATGGTTTTATTTCACGGTAAAAGAAATCAGGCCGACAGTAAAATGGCATCGCAATAA
- a CDS encoding NAD(P)/FAD-dependent oxidoreductase: MQNVDYIIVGDGYAALFFAHQLTKNKKSFIIFSEGRKSASQISAGIVNPVVLKKFTTFWLAQEQLDFLKISLDEIEKYTKKNYLIISPIHRIFHDENEQKLWLKKSQTEDLSNFLDENFTHIEDVKNDFKTGMVKQSARLDVHGFFIDLLKFHERNSQLIKQKFNYDRVDIENSTYQGFQFKNIVFCEGMGVTNNPYFSDIPVIPNKGHHIRVKLSQPIPENITIKKKHFLFPLQNNLYFYGGTYDREQLHSHIDESAVEQLQNGLSEFYQRDFSIEEVYFGFRPTVKDRRPIVGRHSDHPNLYVFNGLGARGILNGCYFSKTLYDFIESKIDLPQEISLDRFNKTKDAL, translated from the coding sequence ATGCAAAATGTAGATTATATAATTGTTGGAGACGGATATGCAGCTTTGTTCTTCGCGCATCAACTTACAAAAAACAAGAAGTCATTCATTATTTTTTCTGAAGGAAGAAAGAGTGCGTCTCAAATATCTGCAGGAATTGTAAATCCTGTTGTGCTAAAAAAGTTTACAACATTCTGGCTTGCTCAGGAACAATTAGATTTTCTAAAAATTTCACTTGACGAAATTGAGAAGTATACAAAGAAAAATTATTTAATTATTTCACCTATTCACAGGATTTTTCATGATGAGAATGAACAAAAGCTTTGGCTCAAAAAATCGCAGACCGAGGACCTTTCAAACTTTTTAGATGAAAATTTTACTCATATTGAAGATGTTAAAAATGATTTTAAGACAGGGATGGTAAAACAGTCTGCCAGATTAGACGTTCATGGATTTTTCATTGATCTTTTGAAGTTTCATGAAAGAAATTCTCAACTTATTAAGCAAAAGTTTAATTATGACCGAGTCGATATTGAAAATTCCACATATCAAGGATTTCAGTTTAAAAATATTGTTTTCTGTGAAGGTATGGGAGTGACAAATAATCCGTATTTCTCGGATATTCCTGTGATTCCTAACAAGGGACATCACATTAGAGTTAAGCTTTCCCAGCCAATTCCGGAGAATATTACCATCAAAAAGAAACATTTTTTATTTCCACTACAGAACAATTTATATTTTTACGGCGGTACTTACGATCGGGAGCAATTGCATTCGCACATTGATGAATCTGCAGTAGAACAATTACAAAACGGACTTTCAGAATTCTACCAAAGAGATTTCAGTATAGAAGAAGTATACTTTGGCTTCCGACCAACCGTAAAAGATCGGAGACCGATTGTAGGAAGACATTCGGACCATCCTAATCTATATGTTTTTAACGGTTTGGGTGCAAGAGGAATTCTGAATGGATGCTATTTCTCAAAAACCCTTTACGATTTCATTGAAAGCAAGATAGATTTGCCTCAAGAAATTTCTCTGGATAGATTCAATAAAACAAAAGACGCTCTGTAA
- the porN gene encoding type IX secretion system ring subunit PorN/GldN, translating to MKKYISSLLVLVTGFAFSQTILNASSPEEFRQMRAENMRKVGDTVISNKVTPLEYGFVDEKDILKSMMVWEIIDMNDKINQPFYYDNPDGLLSKTTRSLYQILLDAALEGKIEEVYEDENFSTKSTPEGIRKKLESVRVDDELIEIINSGVTPTEEQKRQYTDLIRTTTDKVKVLKIMGMWFIDKRDGQMKYRPLGIAAMGPDPTSIGRIGPDGQPLAGADELVDLFWVYYPKAREILANNYVFNRKNSSADLSFDDVINARRFSSIIYKSSNGLGDGVIKDYIPRDADEQLEESQKIKDQILQMENDMWNY from the coding sequence ATGAAAAAATATATTAGCAGTCTTTTAGTTTTAGTTACTGGGTTTGCATTTTCCCAAACTATTCTAAATGCTTCTTCTCCGGAAGAGTTCAGACAAATGAGAGCTGAAAATATGAGAAAAGTGGGAGATACTGTTATTAGCAATAAAGTTACACCACTTGAGTATGGTTTTGTAGATGAAAAAGACATCTTAAAAAGCATGATGGTATGGGAAATAATAGATATGAATGACAAGATCAATCAACCATTCTATTATGATAATCCAGACGGATTGCTGTCAAAAACTACAAGATCTTTATATCAAATATTGTTAGATGCTGCATTAGAAGGAAAAATTGAAGAGGTATATGAAGATGAAAATTTTTCTACTAAATCAACTCCTGAAGGTATTAGAAAGAAATTGGAAAGTGTAAGAGTAGATGATGAATTAATTGAGATCATAAATTCTGGTGTTACTCCAACAGAAGAACAAAAAAGACAATACACAGATTTGATCAGAACAACGACTGATAAAGTTAAAGTTCTTAAGATTATGGGTATGTGGTTCATTGACAAGAGAGATGGTCAGATGAAGTATAGACCACTCGGTATTGCGGCAATGGGTCCAGATCCTACTTCAATAGGTAGAATTGGTCCTGATGGTCAACCATTAGCTGGTGCTGATGAATTAGTTGATCTTTTCTGGGTATACTATCCAAAAGCTAGAGAAATTTTAGCAAATAATTATGTTTTCAATAGAAAGAACTCTTCGGCGGATTTATCTTTTGATGATGTAATCAATGCAAGAAGATTTTCTTCAATCATCTACAAATCATCAAATGGTTTAGGTGATGGTGTTATCAAGGATTATATTCCTAGAGATGCCGATGAGCAATTGGAAGAAAGCCAAAAAATCAAAGATCAAATTCTTCAAATGGAGAATGATATGTGGAATTACTAA